From Scomber scombrus chromosome 6, fScoSco1.1, whole genome shotgun sequence, the proteins below share one genomic window:
- the LOC133982467 gene encoding overexpressed in colon carcinoma 1 protein: protein MGCGNSSATSTSGGGPAEASKDVTEDPLAEDEKRRNYGGVYVGLPADMTIVAESQSKSTRKEQGCGQLAEALRMLPHGVIGGTVMQGRTAEICLRHP, encoded by the exons ATGGGTTGTGGCAATTCCTCAGCCACCAGCACCTCAGGAGGGG GGCCAGCAGAAGCCTCCAAAGATGT GACAGAAGATCCCTTGGCAGAAGATGAGAAAAGAAG GAACTATGGTGGCGTATATGTAGGTCTGCCAGCGGACATGACCATTGTCGCTGAGAGTCAGTCCAAGTCCACACGTAAAG AGCAAGGATGTGGACAGCTTGCAGAGGCTCTGAGGATGCTGCCTCACGGAGTCATAGGTGGCACAGTGATGCAGGGACGCACTGCGGAGATCTGCTTACGGCAtccataa